A region from the Dinoroseobacter shibae DFL 12 = DSM 16493 genome encodes:
- a CDS encoding polyprenyl synthetase family protein, which produces MSLDTPAATKPHERLATHLAEDMDAVNVLIRERMASEHAPRIPEVTAHLVEAGGKRLRPMLTLATARLCGYTGPYHVHLAATVEFIHTATLLHDDVVDESNQRRGRPTANLLWDNQSSVLVGDYLFARSFQLMVETGSLRVLDILANAAATIAEGEVLQLSAAQDLATDEDIYLKVVRGKTAALFSAATEVGGVIAGADEAQVRALFTYGDALGIAFQIVDDLLDYGGDSTKTGKNIGDDFRERKLTLPVIKAVAKADLEERAFWSRVIEKGDQRDGDLEHALALLDRHGAMAATRADAVAYAAQAKAALEAVAPHPLTDMLRDLADYVVARVT; this is translated from the coding sequence ATGAGCTTGGATACCCCTGCCGCAACCAAACCGCATGAGCGCCTCGCGACCCACCTGGCCGAAGACATGGACGCGGTGAACGTGCTGATCCGGGAGCGGATGGCCTCGGAACACGCGCCGCGCATCCCCGAGGTGACAGCGCATCTGGTCGAGGCCGGCGGCAAGCGGCTGCGCCCGATGCTGACGCTGGCGACCGCGCGGCTCTGCGGCTACACCGGGCCTTACCATGTGCATCTCGCGGCGACGGTGGAGTTCATTCACACCGCGACGCTGCTTCATGACGACGTGGTGGACGAGAGCAACCAGCGGCGCGGACGGCCCACGGCGAACCTTTTGTGGGACAACCAGTCGAGCGTGCTGGTGGGCGATTACCTGTTCGCGCGGTCCTTCCAGTTGATGGTCGAGACCGGCTCCCTGCGGGTTCTGGACATCTTGGCGAACGCGGCGGCGACGATTGCCGAGGGCGAGGTGCTGCAACTGTCGGCGGCGCAGGACCTGGCGACGGACGAGGACATCTACCTCAAGGTGGTGCGGGGCAAGACCGCGGCGCTGTTCTCGGCGGCCACCGAGGTGGGCGGCGTGATCGCAGGCGCCGACGAGGCGCAGGTGCGCGCGCTCTTCACCTATGGCGATGCGTTGGGCATCGCGTTCCAGATCGTCGACGACCTGCTGGATTACGGCGGGGACAGTACCAAGACCGGCAAGAATATCGGCGACGATTTCCGGGAGCGTAAGCTGACCCTGCCCGTGATCAAGGCGGTGGCCAAGGCGGATCTGGAAGAGCGCGCCTTCTGGAGCCGGGTGATCGAGAAGGGCGACCAGCGCGACGGGGATCTTGAGCATGCGCTCGCGCTTCTGGACCGGCACGGCGCGATGGCGGCGACCCGGGCCGATGCGGTGGCCTATGCCGCCCAGGCCAAGGCCGCGCTGGAGGCGGTGGCGCCCCATCCGTTGACCGACATGCTGCGCGATCTGGCCGATTACGTGGTGGCGCGGGTCACCTGA
- a CDS encoding 4-(cytidine 5'-diphospho)-2-C-methyl-D-erythritol kinase, translating to MSPPTEGRAPGSRPIAGFAPAKINLTLHVTGQRGDGYHLLDSLVVFADIGDRLVLDPDAALGLTVSGPRAAGVPTGPENLILKAAAHLGAVRGAIHLEKHLPAAAGIGGGSSDAATALRLHAQAMGRALPDDGAALGADVPVCLRGKATRMSGIGEALTPVAGLPPLPAVLVNPGVDVPTPAVFRGLRQKENPPMPADLPGFATPTDCARWLATQRNDLEPPARAAAPVIDSVLAEIAGDPDCLLARMSGSGATCFGLFETPAQAQAAAETLSTRHPDWWVAPTVLR from the coding sequence ATGTCGCCACCGACTGAGGGGCGCGCCCCGGGGTCGCGACCGATCGCGGGCTTTGCCCCGGCGAAGATCAACCTGACCCTGCATGTCACCGGGCAGCGGGGCGATGGCTATCACCTGCTCGACAGCCTCGTGGTCTTCGCCGATATCGGCGACCGGCTGGTGCTCGACCCCGACGCGGCCCTCGGGCTGACCGTGTCGGGCCCGCGCGCGGCGGGCGTGCCCACGGGGCCCGAAAACCTGATCCTGAAGGCCGCGGCCCATCTCGGGGCGGTGCGCGGTGCGATCCATCTGGAAAAACACCTGCCCGCGGCGGCGGGGATCGGTGGCGGGTCCTCCGATGCCGCGACCGCGCTCCGGCTCCATGCGCAGGCGATGGGCCGCGCGCTGCCCGACGATGGCGCGGCCCTTGGTGCCGACGTGCCCGTCTGCCTGCGAGGGAAGGCGACCCGCATGTCCGGGATCGGCGAAGCGCTCACCCCCGTGGCGGGTCTGCCGCCGCTGCCCGCGGTGCTGGTCAACCCTGGCGTGGACGTGCCGACCCCGGCCGTGTTCAGGGGCCTGCGTCAAAAGGAAAATCCGCCCATGCCCGCCGACCTGCCCGGCTTTGCAACGCCGACCGATTGCGCCCGATGGCTCGCCACCCAGCGCAACGACCTGGAGCCGCCCGCCCGCGCCGCGGCCCCCGTGATCGACAGCGTTCTGGCGGAGATCGCGGGCGATCCGGACTGCCTGCTGGCCCGGATGTCCGGCTCCGGCGCGACCTGTTTCGGTCTCTTCGAAACCCCTGCACAGGCGCAGGCGGCGGCGGAAACCCTCTCAACCCGGCACCCGGACTGGTGGGTCGCGCCGACCGTGCTCAGGTGA
- a CDS encoding tetratricopeptide repeat protein, whose amino-acid sequence MDRKAKRTLGWVLAAALALPLAPPVQAAPDGVAGAYLAGRAASLNSDYRDAARYYARALMRDRANPALMESAAIAFLALGDQASAYPIALKLAEGYPTNQIANLILAADVLGPDGSLDMDVPSVGPVGDLLVAGWRALDRGRPAEALAAFDEMIDDPRTRAFGIYHKAMALAQVGDFEGADALFLEDGSIAASLSGRAIIAHAQVLAQLDRADEARTLIETRIGADDPRGAAILDALDAGTLVFDVVPDPAAGYAETFFTVAIALNGQAADAFTLLYARLAQILAPEHIDALLLTASLLEDLEQFDLANQVYDKVPRDSPAFLTAEIGRANVLREAGKADAAIEVLTQLVETHGDVARVHAALADTHRRMENFAEAAEAYDAAIAIAEAQGQDDWVLYYARGIAHERIGDWDEAEVDLRRALELNPGQPMVLNYLGYSFVEMGENMDEALAMIEEAVAARPDNGYITDSLGWVLYRMERYEEAVPLMERAVALEPLDPIINDHLGDVYYAVNRKREAEFQWKRALSFDPEEEDAERIRRKLQVGLDAVLIEEGADPIHVATD is encoded by the coding sequence ATGGATAGAAAGGCGAAACGCACACTCGGATGGGTTCTGGCCGCGGCCCTTGCGCTGCCCCTCGCCCCGCCGGTCCAGGCCGCGCCCGATGGGGTTGCGGGCGCCTATCTCGCCGGTCGGGCTGCGAGCCTGAACAGCGATTATCGCGATGCCGCCCGCTACTACGCCCGCGCCCTGATGCGTGACCGTGCGAACCCGGCGCTGATGGAAAGCGCCGCGATTGCCTTCCTCGCCCTGGGCGACCAGGCCAGCGCCTATCCCATCGCCCTGAAACTGGCCGAGGGGTATCCCACCAACCAGATCGCCAACCTGATCCTCGCCGCCGATGTGCTTGGCCCCGATGGCAGCCTCGACATGGATGTGCCCAGCGTCGGCCCCGTGGGCGACCTGCTGGTCGCGGGGTGGCGCGCGCTCGACCGGGGACGGCCCGCCGAGGCGCTCGCCGCCTTCGACGAGATGATCGACGACCCCCGCACCCGCGCCTTCGGGATCTACCACAAGGCCATGGCGCTCGCGCAGGTGGGGGATTTCGAAGGGGCCGATGCGCTTTTCCTCGAAGACGGCAGCATCGCCGCAAGCCTCTCGGGCCGCGCGATCATCGCCCACGCCCAGGTACTGGCCCAGCTCGACCGCGCCGACGAGGCCCGCACCCTGATCGAGACCCGGATCGGCGCGGACGACCCGCGTGGGGCCGCCATCCTCGACGCGCTCGACGCAGGCACCCTGGTCTTCGACGTGGTGCCGGACCCCGCCGCGGGCTATGCCGAGACCTTCTTCACCGTGGCGATCGCGCTGAACGGTCAGGCGGCGGATGCCTTCACCCTGCTCTATGCGCGCCTCGCCCAGATCCTTGCGCCGGAACATATCGACGCGCTCCTGCTGACCGCGAGCCTGCTGGAAGACCTGGAACAGTTCGATCTGGCCAACCAGGTCTATGACAAGGTCCCCCGTGACAGCCCCGCCTTCCTGACCGCCGAGATCGGCCGCGCCAACGTGCTGCGCGAGGCGGGCAAGGCCGACGCCGCGATCGAGGTGCTGACCCAGCTGGTCGAAACCCATGGCGACGTGGCCCGGGTTCATGCGGCGCTCGCCGACACCCACCGCCGGATGGAGAATTTCGCCGAAGCCGCCGAGGCCTATGACGCCGCCATCGCCATCGCCGAAGCCCAGGGCCAGGACGACTGGGTGCTCTACTACGCCCGCGGCATCGCCCATGAACGGATCGGCGACTGGGACGAGGCGGAGGTCGACCTGCGCCGCGCGCTGGAACTCAATCCGGGCCAGCCCATGGTGCTGAATTATCTCGGCTATTCCTTCGTCGAGATGGGCGAGAACATGGACGAAGCCCTCGCCATGATCGAAGAAGCCGTCGCCGCCCGGCCCGACAATGGCTATATCACCGACAGCCTCGGCTGGGTGCTCTACCGGATGGAACGCTACGAGGAGGCCGTGCCGCTGATGGAGCGCGCCGTCGCGCTCGAGCCGCTCGACCCGATCATCAACGACCATCTGGGCGACGTCTATTACGCCGTGAACCGCAAGCGCGAGGCGGAGTTCCAGTGGAAGCGCGCCCTGTCCTTCGATCCCGAGGAAGAAGACGCCGAGCGTATCCGCCGCAAACTGCAGGTCGGGCTCGATGCCGTGCTGATCGAAGAGGGGGCCGACCCCATCCATGTCGCCACCGACTGA
- a CDS encoding electron transfer flavoprotein-ubiquinone oxidoreductase: MTQIEREAMEYDVVIVGAGPAGLSAAIRLKQLDADLNVVVLEKGSEVGAHILSGAVLDPVGLDALIPDWKDRGAPITVPVREDKFYMLGEAGAMRIPTFPMPPLMNNHGNYIVSMGNVCRWMAEQAEEMGVEIFPGMSCSELVYGENGEVKGVVAGEFGKNPDGTPGDSYEPGMELHGKYVMLGEGVRGSLSKQVIEKYDLSMGREPQKYGLGMKEIWEIDPEKHREGRVVHTMGWPLGKNAGGGSFIYHLDNNQVYVGFVVHLNYENPYLFPYMEFQRFKHHPMVAELLKGGKRVAYGARAISEGGYQSMPKACFPGGVLLGCSVGLVNVPRIKGNHNAMLSGKAAAEAAHAALAAGRFGDTLKEYEGELRYGPVGQDLKKVRNVKPLWSKYGLTASLTLGGLDMWTNTLGFSLFGTVKHGKTDAEATGKAARFTPIDYPKPDGVLSFDRLTNVAYSFTNHEEAQPAHLTLKDASIPVGRNLPDYAGPSARYCPAGVYEFVREEGKPTRFVINFQNCVHCKTCDIKDPAQNIVWTTPQGGDGPNYPNM, encoded by the coding sequence ATGACCCAGATCGAGCGTGAAGCGATGGAATACGACGTGGTGATCGTCGGAGCGGGCCCGGCGGGCCTGTCGGCGGCGATCCGTCTGAAACAGCTGGACGCGGATCTGAACGTCGTCGTGCTGGAAAAAGGCTCAGAGGTCGGCGCGCATATCCTGTCCGGCGCGGTGCTGGATCCCGTCGGTCTCGATGCGCTGATCCCCGACTGGAAGGACCGCGGCGCGCCCATCACCGTGCCCGTGCGCGAGGACAAGTTCTACATGCTGGGCGAGGCGGGCGCGATGCGCATCCCGACCTTCCCCATGCCGCCGCTGATGAACAACCACGGCAACTACATCGTCTCGATGGGTAATGTCTGTCGCTGGATGGCCGAGCAGGCCGAGGAAATGGGCGTCGAGATCTTCCCCGGCATGTCCTGCTCGGAGCTGGTTTACGGCGAGAACGGCGAAGTCAAAGGCGTGGTCGCCGGCGAGTTCGGCAAGAACCCCGACGGCACGCCCGGCGACAGCTACGAGCCGGGCATGGAGCTACACGGCAAATACGTGATGCTGGGCGAAGGCGTGCGCGGATCGCTCAGCAAGCAAGTGATCGAGAAATACGACCTGTCCATGGGCCGCGAGCCGCAGAAATACGGCCTTGGCATGAAGGAAATCTGGGAAATCGACCCCGAGAAGCACCGCGAAGGCAGGGTCGTGCACACCATGGGCTGGCCTCTGGGCAAGAACGCGGGCGGCGGGTCGTTCATCTATCACCTGGACAACAACCAGGTCTATGTGGGCTTCGTGGTGCACCTGAACTACGAAAACCCGTACCTGTTCCCCTACATGGAATTCCAGCGGTTCAAGCACCACCCGATGGTGGCCGAGCTGCTCAAGGGCGGCAAGCGGGTGGCCTACGGCGCGCGCGCGATCTCCGAGGGCGGGTACCAGTCCATGCCCAAGGCCTGCTTTCCTGGCGGGGTGCTGCTGGGCTGTTCCGTGGGGCTGGTGAACGTGCCGCGGATCAAGGGCAACCACAACGCGATGTTGTCGGGCAAGGCGGCGGCGGAGGCGGCCCATGCCGCGCTGGCGGCGGGCCGGTTCGGCGATACCCTGAAGGAATACGAGGGCGAGTTGCGCTATGGCCCGGTGGGCCAGGACCTCAAGAAGGTGCGCAACGTCAAGCCGCTATGGTCGAAATACGGGCTGACGGCATCCCTGACCCTGGGCGGGCTCGACATGTGGACCAACACGCTGGGCTTTTCACTGTTCGGGACGGTCAAGCACGGCAAGACCGACGCCGAGGCCACCGGCAAGGCGGCCAGGTTCACGCCCATCGACTACCCCAAGCCCGATGGCGTGCTGTCCTTCGACCGGCTGACCAACGTGGCCTATTCCTTCACCAACCATGAAGAGGCGCAGCCCGCGCACCTGACCCTGAAGGATGCCAGCATTCCCGTGGGCAGGAACCTGCCCGACTACGCCGGCCCCTCGGCGCGCTATTGCCCGGCGGGGGTCTACGAGTTCGTCCGCGAAGAGGGCAAGCCGACCCGGTTCGTCATCAACTTCCAGAACTGCGTCCACTGCAAGACCTGCGATATCAAGGACCCCGCCCAGAACATCGTCTGGACCACCCCCCAGGGCGGAGACGGCCCGAACTACCCGAACATGTGA
- the greA gene encoding transcription elongation factor GreA, which produces MEKIPMTRRGHSALDTELKQLKSVERPAVIRAIAEAREHGDLSENAEYHAAREKQSFIEGRVKELEALLSRAQVIDPATLSGAVKFGATVTIVDEDTDEEKTYQIVGEAEADIEKGLLNLKSPIARALIGKEEGDSVEVRTPGGTKSYEILEIAYK; this is translated from the coding sequence ATGGAAAAAATCCCCATGACCCGCCGGGGTCATTCGGCGTTGGATACGGAGCTGAAACAGCTCAAGAGCGTGGAACGCCCCGCCGTGATCCGGGCGATTGCCGAGGCGCGCGAGCATGGTGACCTGTCCGAGAATGCCGAGTACCACGCCGCGCGCGAAAAGCAGAGCTTTATCGAAGGCCGGGTGAAGGAGTTGGAGGCGCTGTTGTCGCGCGCACAAGTGATTGACCCCGCGACCCTGTCGGGCGCGGTCAAGTTCGGCGCCACCGTGACCATCGTCGACGAGGACACGGACGAGGAGAAGACCTACCAGATCGTGGGGGAGGCGGAGGCCGATATCGAAAAGGGCCTGCTGAACCTCAAATCGCCCATCGCCCGCGCCCTGATCGGCAAGGAGGAAGGCGACAGCGTCGAGGTCCGCACCCCGGGCGGCACGAAGTCTTACGAAATCCTCGAGATCGCGTACAAGTAA
- a CDS encoding AzlC family ABC transporter permease, translated as MSSLYLQGLRQGAPFLLVTVPFGMLFGVVATEAGLNIAEVMGFSLLVIAGAAQFTAVQLLSENAPVIIVLASALAVNLRMALYSASIAPHLGPLPVWQKAICAYFLVDQTYAVSVARFEKDPALPLRERFAFHLGAASLICLCWYPATWTGAVLGARIPPEMALDFALPITFLALVAPALTSLAHVVAAFTATVLALAFVGLPFSLGTIFAAGCAMLVGARVELWQTRRREAAR; from the coding sequence ATGTCCAGCCTCTATCTCCAGGGCCTGCGCCAAGGCGCGCCCTTTCTGCTCGTGACCGTGCCCTTCGGCATGCTCTTCGGTGTGGTCGCCACCGAGGCGGGGCTGAACATCGCCGAGGTGATGGGATTCAGCCTTCTGGTGATCGCGGGGGCCGCGCAATTCACGGCCGTGCAACTTCTGAGCGAGAACGCCCCGGTGATCATCGTGCTGGCCTCGGCCCTGGCGGTGAACCTGCGCATGGCGCTCTATTCCGCGTCGATCGCGCCGCATCTCGGCCCCCTGCCCGTCTGGCAGAAGGCGATTTGCGCCTATTTTCTGGTGGATCAGACCTATGCCGTCTCTGTCGCCCGGTTCGAGAAGGACCCCGCATTGCCCCTGCGGGAGCGGTTCGCCTTCCATCTCGGCGCGGCCTCGCTGATCTGCCTGTGCTGGTACCCCGCGACCTGGACCGGGGCGGTCCTGGGGGCGCGGATACCGCCGGAAATGGCGCTGGATTTCGCCCTGCCGATCACCTTCCTCGCGCTGGTGGCCCCGGCCCTGACCAGCCTGGCCCATGTGGTCGCGGCCTTCACCGCGACCGTTCTGGCGCTGGCCTTTGTCGGCCTGCCCTTCAGCCTGGGCACCATCTTTGCGGCGGGCTGCGCGATGCTCGTCGGCGCCCGGGTGGAGCTGTGGCAGACCCGCCGCCGGGAGGCTGCCCGATGA
- a CDS encoding AzlD domain-containing protein — MIDISPVTLWGLIVLLGIGTFLIRYSFLGLIGDRELPEWLLRHLRYTSVAVFPALIAPLVVWPAATGGEAEPARISAAVVTLAVGVLSRNVLLSIICGIATLYGMLALLG, encoded by the coding sequence ATGATCGACATCTCGCCCGTCACGCTCTGGGGGCTGATCGTGCTGCTTGGGATCGGGACTTTCCTGATCCGCTATTCCTTCCTCGGTCTGATCGGCGACCGGGAATTGCCGGAATGGCTGTTGCGGCACCTGCGCTACACCTCGGTCGCGGTGTTCCCGGCCCTGATCGCGCCGCTGGTGGTCTGGCCCGCCGCCACGGGCGGGGAGGCCGAGCCCGCCCGCATTTCAGCCGCCGTCGTCACCCTCGCGGTCGGGGTGCTGAGCCGGAATGTCCTGCTCTCGATCATCTGCGGGATCGCGACGCTTTACGGGATGCTGGCGCTCCTGGGCTAA
- a CDS encoding efflux RND transporter periplasmic adaptor subunit, with the protein MRFLTRSLVGLVLLSLTLGLLGLGGLILSDAITARNADAPASSTARERVYAASVMTLEPEVVTPVLTVFGEIRSRRTLELRASSAGVITALHPSFEEGGRVAAGEVLAQIDPADAETALQKARNDLAEARATLADAERSLVLATDDVAAAQAQLDLQRRALARQRDLLARGVGTEANVEGAELAEAAALQSLLSRRTALAAVEARIDQARTQIARREIEVAEAARDLEDTTLTAAFDGTLSGTAAVIGGRVAANEKLADLIDPTALEVAFRTSATQYLRLLDDSGRLRDTEVEVTLEVLGEAIRATAQLNRAAARVGEGQTGRLLFARLDDAPAFRPGDFVTVTAPEPPVEDAVVLPATAVAPDGSVLLLGAEDRLEVGRVEILRRQGDEMIVRVGGHAGREVVTERAPVLGAGIKVRPIRATPEGAVTAASTEMLTLDPDRRARLIAFVEGNDRMPAEAKARLVAQLAEDQVPAAVVARLESRMGS; encoded by the coding sequence ATGCGATTCCTGACCCGCAGCCTTGTGGGCCTTGTGCTTCTGTCCCTGACATTGGGGCTTCTGGGGCTGGGCGGGCTGATCCTGTCCGATGCGATCACCGCGCGCAATGCCGATGCCCCGGCGAGCAGCACGGCCCGCGAGCGGGTCTATGCCGCAAGCGTGATGACCCTGGAGCCGGAGGTCGTCACCCCGGTCCTGACTGTTTTCGGAGAAATCCGCAGCCGCCGCACCTTGGAGCTGCGCGCCTCCAGCGCCGGCGTGATCACCGCCCTGCACCCCTCGTTCGAAGAGGGCGGGCGCGTGGCGGCGGGCGAGGTTCTGGCCCAGATCGACCCGGCGGATGCGGAAACCGCCTTGCAGAAGGCGCGCAACGACCTGGCCGAGGCGCGCGCGACGCTGGCGGATGCGGAACGCTCTTTGGTGCTGGCGACCGATGACGTCGCCGCGGCACAGGCGCAGCTGGACCTGCAGCGGCGGGCGCTGGCGCGGCAACGCGACCTTCTGGCCCGCGGCGTCGGGACCGAAGCCAATGTGGAGGGGGCCGAACTGGCCGAGGCCGCCGCCCTGCAATCACTGCTGTCGCGCCGCACGGCACTGGCCGCGGTGGAGGCCCGGATCGACCAGGCCCGGACCCAGATCGCCCGGCGCGAGATCGAGGTGGCCGAGGCCGCCCGCGACCTGGAGGATACCACCCTGACGGCGGCCTTCGACGGCACGCTCAGCGGCACTGCCGCCGTGATCGGCGGGCGCGTGGCGGCGAACGAGAAACTGGCCGATCTGATCGACCCCACGGCGCTGGAAGTGGCCTTCCGCACCTCCGCCACCCAGTACCTGCGCCTGTTGGACGACAGCGGGCGGTTGCGGGACACCGAGGTGGAGGTCACGCTCGAGGTGCTGGGGGAGGCGATCCGCGCCACGGCGCAGCTCAACCGCGCCGCGGCACGGGTCGGCGAGGGGCAGACCGGCCGGCTGCTCTTCGCCCGTCTGGACGACGCGCCCGCCTTCCGCCCCGGCGATTTCGTGACCGTCACCGCCCCGGAGCCGCCGGTGGAGGACGCGGTGGTGCTGCCCGCGACCGCCGTGGCCCCCGATGGCAGCGTTTTGCTGCTGGGCGCGGAGGACCGGCTGGAGGTCGGCCGGGTGGAGATCCTGCGCCGTCAGGGCGACGAGATGATCGTGCGCGTCGGCGGCCATGCGGGCCGCGAAGTGGTGACCGAGCGCGCGCCGGTCCTGGGCGCTGGGATCAAGGTCCGTCCGATCCGGGCCACGCCGGAGGGGGCGGTGACCGCCGCCAGTACCGAGATGCTCACCCTCGACCCGGACCGCCGCGCGCGCCTGATCGCCTTCGTGGAGGGCAATGACCGGATGCCCGCAGAGGCCAAGGCCCGGCTGGTGGCGCAACTGGCCGAGGACCAGGTGCCGGCCGCCGTGGTCGCGCGGCTTGAGAGCCGGATGGGCAGCTGA